The Populus nigra chromosome 4, ddPopNigr1.1, whole genome shotgun sequence genome contains the following window.
AAGTCGTTTCCTGCCAACTGGGTCACTGGTTTGACCAAGAATGCTAGCAATGTTATCCGATGTCGTTTGTAATTGATCGATGGTCAATGAAATAGATAACATGGCTAAACCATCCATGCTGGCTGCAGCAACCCGTGGGTCGACGGCTAGAGTCCTATTGCAGAAGTCGGGGTCCATGGACTCCTTGCATATGCTCTGCACTAACGCTGCATCGGCTTTCGTTTCAAACCTGAATGCTGCAGTGTGGGAAGGACAGCATGCACAAATGACCGCCAAGGGGAGGATTAAAGAAATAAAGCAAAGCGGAGAAGCCATCTTCTTTGCTTGCTTTGAAAAGTGAACGTCAGTCTAAGAATTAACTGTTCTGTGATGCGCGTGAGAGAGAGTCTGTGCCTGTACAAATATATACAGACGACTGAATTTAATGTAGGCAAATATAAGGAATTATTTGGGGGGATAATTTCTCCCTGATATAAATCAAGGAAATCGCATCGCATTTTATCAGTTTCAGGCATTTACATTGATTTTGCCATATTTAGAATCGTTGGAATCTGTCTGCATTCTCCTTCTCAGGCTACTCCCAATGTATATTCTGAGATTTTGACTGTCTGAAAGGAAGGAAATGAACCAACCCACAATCGCTACTTCGTTAGCATTAATgcaaaatcttttttctttccttttaattgtaaatcttgaatttgttttctttcctttgga
Protein-coding sequences here:
- the LOC133691896 gene encoding pectinesterase inhibitor 5-like, yielding MASPLCFISLILPLAVICACCPSHTAAFRFETKADAALVQSICKESMDPDFCNRTLAVDPRVAAASMDGLAMLSISLTIDQLQTTSDNIASILGQTSDPVGRKRLGVCQTDYKDALGQFRRASSSTDARAYWDVIDRVRDGTNKVIDCENIYKRDPISVSPITADNHNVIKLSELTLIIVDKILPH